One window from the genome of Salvia miltiorrhiza cultivar Shanhuang (shh) chromosome 7, IMPLAD_Smil_shh, whole genome shotgun sequence encodes:
- the LOC130993792 gene encoding uncharacterized protein LOC130993792: MASSNARSQARLPGNIREPRFSNNDLNVLNNSNDLLQGMGVSITYQVNNSYYKIGYYLTNDIYPNWPIFVKSPTHPTHAKGKRFKVMQEAAHKDIERAFGVLQARWAIVKGPSRLWSKEEMSDIMFTCIILHNMIIEDEGEHATQWEEEAADEALSSTATSRPRAGVPPDFRAFVARQTSLKDVEMHSRLTLNLNEHIWSRFDPTEP, from the exons ATGGCTTCTAGCAATGCACGAAGCCAAGCACGGCTTCCCGGGAATATTAGGGAGCCTCGATT TTCAAACAACGACctcaacgtgctcaacaactcGAATGATCTCCTGCAAGGAATGGGGGTGTCGATCACATATCAAGTCAACAACTCCTACTACAAAATTGGGTACTACTTGACTAACGACATCTACCCTAATTGGCCTATTTTCGTGAAGAGTCCTACACATCCGACACACGCGAAGGGGAAGAGGTTCAAAGTGATGCAGGAAGCGGCTCACAAGGATATCGAACGAGCTTTCGGCgtccttcaagctcgttgggcaATCGTCAAAGGACCATCGCGTCTTTGGAGCAAGGAGGAGATGAGCGACATCATGTTCACgtgcatcattttgcacaacatgatcatcgaAGACGAAGGCGAGCACGCAACGCAATGGGAAGAAGAGGCCGCCGACGAAGCTTTGAGTAGCACCGCCACATCTCGTCCTCGTGCCGGTGTTCCGCCGGATTTTCGTGCATTTGTAGCACGACAAACATCCTTGAAAGACGTGGAGATGCATTCTCGCCTCACTTTGAACTTGAATgagcacatttggtctcgttttgATCCGACTGAGCCctag